From the Selenomonas timonae genome, one window contains:
- a CDS encoding shikimate dehydrogenase, producing the protein MITGKTRLLAVIGAPIAHSLSPIIQNAALHAAGLDYVYAALPVRADALASAVRGLYDAGIAGFNVTIPFKTAIIPLMDALSEDARRIQAVNTVVVEDGRLVGHNTDVAGFLAGFAERGIALTGKNAVLIGAGGAARAALWGLLRSGVSSVAIGVRSVEKGAALAADFATDGDVRAVSFDDAAWIAACSDADIVVQTTPLGMTPHTEEMPPVDAAMIKPSAVVYDLIYTPAETRFLREARARGCETINGETMLVAQGAEAFSLWTGVRPDMELMKRTLREELARNTLRY; encoded by the coding sequence ATGATTACAGGAAAGACAAGACTGCTCGCCGTCATCGGCGCACCCATCGCCCACAGCCTCTCACCGATCATACAGAATGCAGCCCTGCACGCCGCAGGGCTTGACTATGTCTATGCGGCTCTTCCCGTGCGTGCGGATGCCCTCGCGTCAGCGGTGCGTGGCCTCTATGATGCGGGGATTGCAGGATTTAACGTGACGATCCCGTTCAAGACGGCGATCATCCCGCTGATGGATGCGCTGAGCGAGGACGCGCGGCGCATTCAGGCGGTGAATACCGTAGTGGTTGAGGACGGCAGGTTGGTCGGGCACAATACGGATGTTGCGGGATTCCTTGCGGGATTTGCGGAGCGGGGGATTGCGCTCACAGGAAAAAATGCCGTATTGATTGGCGCGGGCGGCGCAGCGCGGGCGGCACTGTGGGGGCTTCTGCGCAGCGGCGTTTCCTCTGTCGCAATCGGTGTCCGCAGCGTGGAAAAGGGCGCGGCACTTGCAGCAGACTTTGCGACAGACGGCGATGTGCGGGCGGTATCCTTTGATGATGCCGCATGGATTGCTGCGTGCAGCGATGCCGATATTGTGGTGCAGACAACGCCGCTGGGCATGACACCACACACGGAGGAGATGCCGCCTGTGGATGCGGCAATGATAAAGCCCTCTGCGGTCGTCTACGATCTGATCTATACGCCCGCTGAGACGCGCTTTCTGCGCGAGGCACGGGCGCGGGGATGTGAAACGATCAACGGCGAGACAATGCTTGTCGCGCAGGGAGCCGAGGCGTTTTCGCTCTGGACAGGTGTGCGTCCCGATATGGAACTGATGAAACGGACGCTGCGCGAGGAACTTGCACGGAACACCTTGCGGTACTGA
- a CDS encoding nitrogenase component 1, whose product MDEGVLSFDDMSVWMESCALTGAAAFFAGLRGCAVIVNGPLWCYLFTQRHIEQSQSDISHRMKCTQLDNDAIVFGAEEYLREALQPHIDHPPALLAVISGSSASLIGDDVGAIARAAGVTCPVVAIDSGGLVGSFADGWARASCATLDVLLRETRGEVRRGVNLIGMTSSYYNGEEDVRELVRLLTGAGYEVRHVFGCDMPPESIGDLSQAELNIVVHDELGLAAAKHIEQHCGTPYIAPLPPYGRAGTKRWLAAIFSALPPVCGEDAMEEIAAAERRDFLRINDLKNTWGELLFDTALIRAPRSSAWGLAEALRTEWADVRHLAVAAQLREDAAATQIADEQLEETDTARAQGVLAAMERGLLMGSSSESVLADPRRMLYVPVSYPVVDRLHISDQPFMGLRGARHIEDMLWNGSVLRRELSVRAGIHG is encoded by the coding sequence ATGGATGAGGGGGTTCTCTCCTTCGACGATATGTCCGTGTGGATGGAGAGCTGTGCGCTGACAGGTGCGGCGGCGTTCTTCGCGGGGCTGCGCGGCTGTGCCGTGATCGTCAACGGCCCGCTGTGGTGCTATCTCTTTACGCAGCGGCACATCGAGCAGAGCCAGAGCGACATCTCGCACCGCATGAAGTGCACACAGCTCGACAACGATGCAATTGTGTTCGGTGCGGAGGAGTATCTGCGCGAAGCCCTACAGCCGCATATCGACCATCCGCCCGCGCTGCTCGCCGTCATTAGCGGCAGTTCGGCAAGTCTGATCGGCGATGATGTCGGTGCGATTGCACGCGCGGCGGGGGTGACCTGCCCCGTGGTCGCTATTGACAGCGGCGGGCTGGTCGGCAGCTTTGCGGATGGATGGGCGCGTGCCTCCTGCGCGACACTCGATGTGTTGCTCAGAGAGACACGGGGAGAGGTGCGGCGCGGGGTCAACCTCATCGGCATGACCTCGTCCTACTACAACGGTGAGGAGGATGTACGGGAGCTTGTACGCCTGTTGACGGGGGCGGGCTATGAGGTGCGCCACGTATTCGGTTGCGACATGCCACCCGAGAGCATTGGCGATCTCTCACAGGCGGAGCTCAATATCGTTGTGCATGATGAGCTCGGGCTTGCAGCGGCAAAGCACATCGAACAGCACTGCGGCACGCCGTATATCGCACCGCTTCCCCCGTACGGCCGCGCGGGGACGAAGCGGTGGCTTGCGGCGATCTTTTCCGCACTGCCGCCCGTATGCGGCGAGGATGCCATGGAGGAGATTGCGGCGGCGGAGCGCAGGGACTTCCTGCGGATCAACGATCTCAAGAATACGTGGGGAGAGTTGCTCTTTGATACCGCGCTCATCCGTGCGCCGCGCTCGTCGGCGTGGGGGCTTGCCGAGGCACTGCGGACGGAGTGGGCGGATGTGCGTCACCTCGCGGTTGCAGCGCAGCTGCGCGAGGACGCTGCTGCCACACAGATCGCGGACGAGCAGCTCGAGGAGACGGATACGGCGCGGGCGCAGGGAGTGCTCGCGGCGATGGAGCGTGGTCTGCTCATGGGGAGCAGCAGCGAGTCCGTGCTTGCCGACCCGCGCAGGATGCTCTACGTCCCCGTCTCTTATCCTGTCGTGGATCGGCTCCACATCTCGGATCAGCCGTTTATGGGACTGCGCGGCGCACGGCACATCGAGGACATGCTCTGGAACGGGAGCGTCCTCAGGCGGGAACTGTCTGTCCGAGCAGGTATACATGGATAA
- a CDS encoding ATP-binding cassette domain-containing protein, with protein MARLNLSVLPYTKISGGERQLVLLACAIVQQPQLLCMDEPTASLDFGNQVLVMNRIRTLSAAGITVMMTTHAPSHAFYCADQTAIMGRDGVFFVGQTNDTITEERLTKLYGVTAKIVGYEHIPETRTCVPLPPQAHQ; from the coding sequence ATGGCACGGCTGAATTTATCAGTGCTTCCCTATACAAAGATCAGCGGCGGAGAGCGGCAGCTTGTCCTCTTGGCATGTGCGATTGTACAGCAGCCGCAGCTCCTCTGCATGGACGAGCCCACGGCGAGCCTCGATTTCGGCAATCAGGTGCTCGTGATGAACCGCATCCGTACACTCAGTGCGGCGGGGATCACGGTTATGATGACGACACATGCACCAAGTCATGCCTTTTACTGTGCAGATCAGACTGCCATCATGGGGCGGGACGGCGTGTTTTTCGTGGGACAGACAAACGATACAATCACAGAGGAACGGCTCACAAAACTGTATGGGGTCACCGCGAAGATTGTCGGGTATGAACACATCCCCGAGACACGCACCTGTGTCCCCCTCCCACCACAAGCTCATCAATGA
- a CDS encoding nitrogenase component 1 — MAIKVKRAGVRRAQCSCSMPAVWWALSYARGALVIFHSPRSCAHVVREKDVGSFHRLVGAGTYAPPSPVPLLTSGIGEGDAVFGAAERLRACVRYAAEKYHPHAVFIGGSCVSGIIGDDTRAVAEEMEEELDLPVVAVPTSGFLDNESFDGYLSVARVLTDRFMQPPARVRQGTVAFLGDYGGFYSSYVQELKRLIAGIGLQLTVQFPTYTPLDEIQAVSEAELLIVLGSSMSDEKQEMLVAFAEELHTRFGTPYFAEAFAGGAEETAHWLRCIGAQCGRTSEAEEVIQREEAAFECVLVRARKMLDGRRTVLVVGRELHWLQPEILLRLIEKAGVCLAGIILLALFTEEQRTTVEEGLRQCTDVPILAVEDSASEELLRAVDFVFTTHELVDVGLRQILLGKLPTVGWAMERQLIEDMEHVLYRHTDRGGLIYG; from the coding sequence ATGGCAATTAAGGTAAAACGAGCAGGCGTGCGGCGTGCGCAGTGCAGCTGCAGTATGCCCGCTGTCTGGTGGGCGCTCTCGTACGCGCGGGGAGCACTGGTTATCTTTCACAGTCCACGCTCCTGTGCACATGTGGTGCGTGAAAAGGATGTCGGCAGCTTTCACCGTCTGGTCGGTGCGGGCACGTATGCACCGCCGTCGCCCGTACCGCTCCTCACAAGCGGCATCGGTGAGGGCGACGCGGTGTTCGGTGCGGCGGAGCGTCTGCGTGCGTGCGTCCGCTATGCGGCGGAGAAGTATCATCCGCATGCTGTCTTTATCGGCGGCTCCTGCGTGAGCGGCATCATCGGAGACGATACGCGGGCAGTGGCGGAAGAGATGGAGGAGGAACTCGATCTGCCTGTTGTGGCAGTCCCCACGAGCGGCTTTTTGGACAATGAATCCTTTGACGGCTATCTCTCGGTTGCGCGTGTGCTGACCGACCGCTTTATGCAGCCGCCCGCGCGTGTGCGGCAGGGGACGGTGGCGTTTCTCGGGGACTATGGCGGCTTCTACAGCTCCTATGTGCAGGAGCTGAAGCGGCTGATCGCGGGGATCGGACTGCAGCTTACGGTACAGTTTCCCACCTATACGCCGCTGGATGAGATACAGGCGGTATCGGAGGCGGAGCTACTCATTGTGCTCGGCAGTTCGATGTCGGACGAGAAGCAGGAGATGCTCGTCGCGTTCGCAGAGGAGCTGCATACGCGCTTCGGTACGCCGTACTTTGCCGAGGCGTTTGCGGGCGGTGCGGAGGAGACGGCGCATTGGCTGCGCTGCATCGGTGCACAATGCGGGCGTACGTCGGAGGCGGAGGAGGTGATCCAACGCGAGGAGGCGGCGTTCGAGTGCGTTCTCGTGCGTGCGCGGAAGATGCTTGACGGGCGGCGCACGGTGCTGGTCGTTGGGCGCGAGCTGCACTGGCTGCAGCCAGAGATCCTCCTGCGCCTGATCGAAAAGGCGGGCGTATGTCTCGCCGGGATCATCTTGCTCGCACTCTTTACCGAGGAACAGCGTACCACAGTAGAGGAAGGGCTGCGTCAGTGCACGGATGTACCGATCCTTGCGGTGGAGGATTCCGCGAGTGAGGAACTGCTGCGGGCGGTGGATTTCGTATTTACCACGCATGAACTCGTGGACGTAGGGCTACGGCAGATCCTGCTCGGCAAGCTGCCCACGGTCGGCTGGGCGATGGAACGGCAGCTCATCGAGGATATGGAGCACGTACTCTATCGGCATACGGACAGAGGAGGGCTGATCTATGGATGA
- a CDS encoding nicotinate phosphoribosyltransferase, whose product MTQFDKRNLSMMMDFYEMTMSYGYFHQCHGDVRVAFDLFFRSVPDKGGYAVFAGLEHVIEFVENLSFSEADIDYFRAQNLFSEEFLSFLRDFRFRGDIYAVPEGTIIYPDEPLMTIVAPIIDAQLIETAILAQINHQSLIATKASRIVRAAEGRKVSDFGARRAHNMDAATYGARAAYIGGVDMTATVSAGQQFGIPISGTMAHSWVMFFEDEFTAFKKYAELYPQATVLLVDTYDVIHSGIPNAIRTAHEVLAPRGHRLAGVRIDSGDLAYLSKRVRTMLDDAGLADCKIILSNSLDEFTISSLLLQGAQVDSFGVGERLITAKSDPVFGAVYKLVAVEDAGIFSPRIKMSENVEKLTNPGLKDLYRIYDRHGKAVADMLAVQGEEVDLTKPFRYVDPRKPWKNRFFEGVAAVNLRRPYMRAGKRVEQLPTLEEVRRYVQKQLTEEIWPEEQRFENPHRHYLDMTPMYYELKMGLLDDMRGKHS is encoded by the coding sequence GTGACGCAGTTTGATAAGCGAAATTTGTCGATGATGATGGATTTCTACGAGATGACAATGTCCTACGGATATTTTCATCAATGCCACGGCGATGTGCGCGTTGCATTCGACCTCTTCTTCCGCTCTGTTCCGGACAAGGGCGGCTATGCTGTGTTCGCCGGACTTGAGCACGTTATTGAGTTTGTGGAAAACCTCTCGTTCTCGGAGGCGGACATCGACTATTTCCGTGCACAGAATCTGTTTTCGGAGGAGTTCTTGTCGTTCCTGCGCGACTTCCGCTTCCGTGGGGACATCTATGCCGTCCCCGAGGGGACGATCATCTATCCCGACGAGCCACTGATGACGATTGTTGCGCCCATCATTGACGCGCAGCTGATCGAGACGGCGATTCTCGCACAGATCAATCATCAGTCCCTGATTGCAACGAAGGCTTCGCGCATCGTGCGTGCGGCAGAGGGGCGCAAGGTGTCGGACTTCGGCGCGCGGCGTGCGCACAACATGGACGCTGCGACCTACGGCGCACGCGCGGCATACATCGGCGGTGTCGATATGACGGCAACGGTGTCGGCGGGGCAGCAGTTCGGCATTCCCATCTCGGGAACGATGGCGCACAGCTGGGTCATGTTCTTCGAGGATGAGTTCACGGCGTTCAAAAAATATGCGGAGCTCTATCCGCAGGCGACCGTGCTCCTCGTCGATACCTACGATGTCATTCATTCGGGGATTCCGAACGCCATTCGTACGGCGCATGAGGTGCTTGCACCGCGGGGGCACCGCCTTGCGGGGGTGCGTATCGACTCGGGCGATCTGGCGTATCTCTCGAAGCGCGTTCGCACGATGCTGGATGATGCAGGGCTGGCGGACTGCAAAATTATCCTGTCGAACAGCCTCGATGAGTTTACGATTTCCTCACTCCTTCTCCAAGGAGCGCAGGTGGACAGCTTCGGTGTGGGCGAGCGTCTGATTACGGCGAAGTCCGACCCCGTCTTTGGTGCGGTCTACAAGCTCGTCGCTGTGGAGGATGCGGGCATCTTTTCGCCGCGCATCAAGATGTCAGAGAACGTGGAAAAGCTGACGAATCCAGGACTCAAGGATCTCTACCGTATCTACGACAGGCACGGCAAGGCGGTCGCAGATATGCTCGCCGTACAGGGAGAGGAGGTCGATCTCACGAAGCCGTTCCGCTATGTCGACCCACGCAAGCCGTGGAAGAACCGCTTCTTTGAGGGGGTCGCGGCGGTGAATCTGCGCCGTCCCTATATGCGTGCGGGCAAGCGCGTGGAGCAGCTGCCGACACTGGAAGAGGTTCGCCGCTATGTGCAAAAGCAGCTGACGGAGGAGATCTGGCCGGAGGAGCAGCGTTTTGAGAATCCGCATCGGCACTATCTCGATATGACGCCGATGTACTATGAGCTGAAGATGGGGCTGCTCGACGATATGCGCGGAAAGCACAGTTAG
- a CDS encoding DUF4931 domain-containing protein yields the protein MDINLAHFNTEIGRQKPENIIHSDVACPFCETDKLTDIIAADGDIILLKNKYNVIEEADQFVLIEGHDCNADMPSYTRDHMHRLIAFGMDHWAQMRASGKYETVLFFKNYGPYSGGTIRHPHMQLVGFPSFRQELAFRRAEFEGLTVAEQDGVTLNLSTAPRVGFWELNIVPADAGSVRTIADYIQIAVDFFMNAFRRPLTSYNIFFYNEGDEIFIKIMPRFATSPVFIGYNIRLLPSNLVEMRDRMRATYFEHDSKWSNL from the coding sequence ATGGACATCAACCTCGCCCATTTCAATACGGAGATCGGACGGCAGAAGCCCGAGAACATCATCCACAGCGACGTCGCGTGCCCGTTCTGCGAGACGGACAAGCTCACGGACATCATCGCGGCGGATGGCGACATCATCCTGCTCAAAAACAAATACAATGTCATCGAGGAGGCAGATCAGTTTGTCCTCATCGAGGGGCATGACTGCAACGCGGATATGCCGAGCTATACGCGCGACCATATGCACCGCCTCATTGCGTTCGGCATGGATCATTGGGCACAGATGCGCGCAAGTGGAAAGTACGAGACTGTGCTCTTCTTCAAGAACTACGGGCCGTATTCGGGTGGCACAATCCGTCATCCGCATATGCAGCTCGTCGGCTTCCCCTCATTTCGTCAGGAGCTTGCATTTCGACGCGCTGAGTTTGAAGGGCTGACCGTGGCAGAGCAGGACGGCGTCACGTTGAACCTCTCCACTGCACCGCGCGTCGGCTTCTGGGAGCTGAACATCGTGCCCGCCGATGCAGGGTCAGTCAGGACGATTGCGGACTATATACAGATCGCCGTCGATTTCTTCATGAACGCCTTCCGCCGCCCTCTCACAAGCTACAATATCTTCTTCTACAACGAGGGGGACGAGATCTTTATCAAGATCATGCCGCGCTTTGCCACCTCTCCCGTCTTCATTGGCTACAACATCCGACTTCTCCCGTCCAATCTTGTGGAGATGCGTGATCGGATGCGCGCAACATATTTTGAACATGACAGCAAATGGAGCAATCTATGA
- the trmD gene encoding tRNA (guanosine(37)-N1)-methyltransferase TrmD: MRIDLVTLFPEMFAGVFGTSIIGRAAERGILDVHYTNFRDYSTDKHRHVDDTPCGGGAGMVLKPEPLYAAVRDIREQTAAYERRRCTIIFDPAGDVFTQKTAKELASFDQLILICGHYEGFDHRVYDLADRLISVGDFVLTGGEIPAMLVVDATARMLPGVLGDDTSAPTDSFFDVLLGYPQYTRPREFEGKSVPDVLLSGNHAEIARWRREQSLLATLRHRPELLPLAKLTSDDLKFLARQNEIL; this comes from the coding sequence ATGAGGATTGATCTTGTGACGCTCTTTCCCGAGATGTTTGCGGGCGTATTTGGCACGAGCATCATCGGGCGGGCGGCGGAGCGCGGCATATTGGACGTGCACTATACGAATTTCCGCGACTACTCGACGGACAAACATCGTCATGTGGACGATACCCCGTGCGGCGGGGGGGCGGGCATGGTGCTGAAACCCGAGCCGCTCTATGCCGCCGTGCGCGACATTCGGGAACAGACCGCTGCCTATGAAAGGCGGCGCTGCACGATCATCTTTGACCCTGCGGGGGATGTCTTCACGCAGAAGACAGCAAAGGAACTTGCCTCGTTCGATCAGCTTATCCTCATCTGTGGGCACTATGAGGGCTTCGATCACCGCGTCTACGATCTCGCCGACCGTCTCATCTCCGTTGGGGACTTCGTGCTGACGGGTGGGGAGATCCCTGCGATGCTCGTGGTCGATGCAACGGCGCGCATGCTGCCGGGCGTGCTCGGCGACGATACGTCTGCACCGACGGATTCGTTTTTTGATGTGCTGCTCGGCTATCCGCAGTACACGCGTCCGCGCGAATTCGAGGGAAAGTCCGTCCCCGATGTCCTGCTCTCCGGCAATCATGCGGAGATTGCACGCTGGCGGCGTGAGCAGTCGCTCCTCGCAACGCTGCGTCATCGTCCCGAACTTCTGCCGTTGGCAAAACTGACGAGCGATGACTTGAAATTTCTCGCGAGACAGAATGAAATTCTGTGA
- a CDS encoding transglycosylase domain-containing protein — MNDTINELPPKRKRRKTTARKRTRKKTPLRFGRFFLSGLVCLLLVSLGTFLFIPQVWQEVGDMLPTAERQLPANQLHEMHEPDAAEQIARILFIRRAIEARLDRADYVPIGRISPELKSAIVAIEDRRFYDHMGFDLTGMGRAALVNIQHGRIEEGASTITQQLVKNLFLANEQTFTRKAQELLLALDIELSYSKDEILEMYLNVVYYGAGFYGVNAASEGYYGKSPAALDLPEASMLAGVPNAPSELSPFTNFIAAKKRQAIVLDTMEAQGLIDARTAEDAKMQPLIFRPSEVEMSR, encoded by the coding sequence ATGAACGATACAATCAACGAATTGCCGCCAAAGCGAAAGCGGCGCAAGACGACGGCGCGCAAACGAACACGCAAAAAAACGCCCCTCAGATTTGGGCGTTTTTTCTTGAGTGGACTCGTCTGCCTCCTGCTCGTCTCGCTGGGGACATTTCTCTTCATCCCGCAGGTATGGCAGGAGGTCGGCGATATGCTGCCAACAGCGGAGCGGCAGTTGCCTGCGAATCAGCTGCATGAGATGCATGAGCCGGATGCCGCCGAGCAGATTGCGCGCATTCTCTTCATCCGCCGTGCCATTGAGGCGCGCCTTGACCGTGCGGACTATGTGCCCATCGGACGTATTTCGCCAGAGCTGAAGAGTGCCATCGTCGCCATCGAGGATCGCCGCTTCTACGATCATATGGGCTTCGACCTCACGGGCATGGGACGCGCGGCGCTCGTCAACATCCAGCACGGACGCATCGAGGAAGGCGCGAGTACGATCACGCAGCAGCTCGTCAAGAATCTCTTCCTCGCGAACGAGCAGACCTTTACGCGCAAGGCGCAGGAGCTCCTGCTTGCACTCGACATTGAGCTCTCCTACTCCAAGGACGAAATCCTCGAGATGTATCTGAATGTCGTATACTACGGCGCGGGATTTTACGGGGTCAATGCCGCCTCGGAGGGCTACTACGGGAAGTCCCCCGCTGCGCTTGACCTTCCCGAGGCATCCATGCTCGCGGGCGTTCCGAACGCGCCCTCCGAGCTCTCCCCCTTCACGAACTTCATCGCAGCGAAGAAACGGCAGGCCATCGTCCTCGACACGATGGAAGCGCAGGGACTGATCGACGCGCGCACCGCTGAGGACGCAAAGATGCAGCCGCTGATCTTCCGTCCCAGCGAGGTAGAAATGTCCAGATAA